Proteins from a single region of Chryseobacterium scophthalmum:
- a CDS encoding bacteriocin-like protein, whose amino-acid sequence MKNLIKISRENLKSLNGGGGPTCPDDPAFGMCYPPGWPNGICMSRYQCCLRLGIDEQTCKEFHT is encoded by the coding sequence ATGAAAAATCTAATCAAGATTTCAAGAGAAAATCTAAAATCACTTAACGGAGGTGGTGGACCGACATGTCCAGATGATCCGGCATTTGGAATGTGTTATCCTCCCGGTTGGCCAAATGGAATATGCATGAGCAGATATCAATGTTGTCTTAGACTTGGTATCGATGAACAAACTTGTAAAGAATTTCATACATAA